Proteins from a genomic interval of Polaribacter sejongensis:
- a CDS encoding DUF6122 family protein — protein sequence MSKFIIHYTLHFIIPALIAYLFFKDNWKKVYLIFLCSMLVDLDHLLATPIFKENRCSINFHPLHSYIAIGFYAVGLFFKKTRILCIALLFHMLTDYIDCYL from the coding sequence ATGTCAAAATTTATAATACATTATACCCTACATTTTATAATACCTGCACTTATAGCCTATTTATTTTTTAAAGATAATTGGAAAAAGGTTTACTTAATCTTTTTGTGCTCTATGTTGGTCGATTTAGATCATTTATTAGCCACTCCTATTTTTAAAGAGAATAGATGTAGCATTAACTTTCATCCATTGCATTCTTACATAGCTATAGGCTTTTATGCAGTAGGTTTGTTTTTTAAGAAAACCAGAATACTCTGTATTGCATTGTTATTTCACATGCTTACAGACTATATAGATTGTTATTTGTAG
- a CDS encoding YfhO family protein, with protein sequence MKFTKVLPYIGAVAIFALASIIYFHPVLKGEKLNQSDITQFTGMVKEINDFRADKNTEPYWTGASFSGMPAYQVSAYYPNDFVRGLDRTLRFLPRPADYTFLYFLSFFVLMMSLKVNWRLAVFGSLAFGFSTYLIIIFGAGHNAKAHAIAYMPLILAGLLWVFQKRYILGFLVTGVAMALEIYTNHPQMTYYLGFALIILGIVEFIHALKEKIIPTFIKQVAVIIAAVLLGIGANAPRLMAMKEYADHSTRGKSELTITPDGSKKEITKGLDKAYITEYSYAKLETFNLFIPRFMGGGTIEKLGEDSNFYQLLEEKAGRSAAKEYSDQALTYWGDQNIVEAPAYIGAVIFFLFFLGIFLVKGRLKQWLVTATVFSILMSWGRNFDVLTNFFIDYFPLYNKFRAVSSIQVIAELCVPILGILALKEFFSSKISSDVKLDGLKKAVYAFGGLIIVGFLLAHGFSTFEGIRDAQYNQLPGLTDAIISDRKSMLLTDTLRSLFLMILSAGVLWMLLKDKLKQGVAVLALTVFLLFDLISVDKKYVNEDDFESARKIEKPFIASTADKIILQDKSHYRVGNFTVNPMNDGSTSYFHQSIGGYHAAKLGRYQELFDFQIAKNNMQVLNMLNTKYFIIGNDKGEKQSQLNPDANGNAWFVEHVKIVDSANEEIQALDSLNTKKVAVFYNDDDNQSTFPREIDSTAKIELLNYDVTTLTYQAKTAKEQFAVFSEIYYKDGWNAYVDGKLTPHVRVNYVLRGMTIPAGEHTIEFKFEPKVIQQGKIISLASYALLILITAGWFFYEKKKEK encoded by the coding sequence ATGAAGTTTACTAAAGTTTTACCATACATCGGTGCTGTTGCAATTTTTGCTTTGGCATCAATTATCTATTTTCATCCTGTTTTAAAAGGAGAGAAGCTAAACCAATCTGATATTACTCAGTTTACCGGAATGGTAAAAGAGATTAATGATTTTAGAGCAGATAAAAACACAGAGCCTTATTGGACAGGTGCTTCTTTTAGTGGAATGCCGGCGTATCAAGTAAGTGCTTATTATCCGAATGATTTTGTAAGGGGTTTAGACAGAACTTTACGTTTTTTACCTAGACCTGCAGATTACACTTTCTTATATTTTTTAAGCTTCTTTGTGTTAATGATGTCTTTGAAAGTAAATTGGAGATTGGCAGTTTTTGGATCTCTTGCCTTTGGTTTTTCAACTTATTTAATTATAATTTTTGGAGCAGGGCATAATGCAAAAGCACATGCAATTGCCTACATGCCTTTAATTTTAGCAGGATTGTTATGGGTTTTTCAAAAGCGATATATTCTTGGTTTTTTAGTTACTGGAGTCGCAATGGCTTTAGAAATTTACACCAACCACCCACAGATGACCTATTATTTAGGTTTTGCATTAATCATTTTGGGTATTGTAGAATTTATTCATGCGCTTAAAGAAAAAATTATTCCGACTTTTATTAAACAAGTAGCTGTAATTATTGCAGCAGTTTTATTAGGAATTGGAGCAAATGCACCTCGTTTAATGGCTATGAAAGAATATGCAGATCATAGTACAAGAGGGAAATCTGAATTAACCATTACGCCCGATGGAAGTAAAAAAGAAATTACAAAAGGGTTAGATAAAGCCTATATTACAGAGTATAGTTATGCTAAATTAGAAACTTTTAATTTATTCATTCCACGTTTTATGGGCGGAGGAACCATAGAAAAATTAGGAGAAGATTCTAATTTTTATCAACTTCTAGAAGAAAAAGCTGGTAGAAGTGCTGCAAAAGAATACTCGGATCAAGCACTTACGTATTGGGGAGATCAAAATATTGTTGAAGCACCCGCTTATATTGGTGCTGTAATTTTCTTTCTATTTTTCTTAGGAATATTTTTAGTAAAAGGACGCTTAAAGCAATGGCTAGTTACTGCAACCGTTTTTTCAATTTTAATGAGTTGGGGAAGAAATTTTGATGTTTTAACCAATTTCTTTATTGATTATTTTCCGTTGTACAATAAATTTAGAGCCGTCTCTTCCATACAAGTAATTGCAGAATTATGCGTGCCTATTTTAGGAATATTGGCGTTAAAAGAATTCTTTTCGTCTAAGATTTCTTCGGATGTAAAACTAGACGGATTAAAAAAAGCAGTCTATGCTTTTGGAGGATTAATTATTGTTGGTTTTTTATTAGCACACGGATTTTCTACTTTTGAAGGAATAAGAGACGCACAATACAATCAGTTACCTGGTTTAACAGATGCTATTATTTCTGATAGAAAATCGATGTTATTAACAGACACGTTGCGTTCTCTATTTTTAATGATACTTTCTGCAGGTGTTTTATGGATGTTGTTAAAGGATAAATTAAAACAAGGCGTTGCTGTTTTGGCGTTAACTGTCTTTTTGTTATTCGATTTAATTTCTGTTGATAAAAAGTATGTCAATGAAGATGATTTTGAATCTGCAAGAAAAATAGAGAAACCATTTATAGCATCAACAGCAGATAAAATTATTTTACAAGATAAAAGTCATTATAGAGTTGGTAACTTCACCGTAAACCCAATGAATGATGGAAGTACATCTTATTTTCATCAATCTATTGGTGGCTATCATGCAGCGAAGTTAGGACGTTATCAAGAGTTATTCGATTTTCAAATTGCCAAAAATAACATGCAGGTTTTAAACATGTTAAATACCAAATATTTTATTATTGGTAATGATAAAGGAGAGAAGCAATCGCAATTAAACCCAGATGCTAACGGAAATGCCTGGTTTGTAGAACACGTGAAGATTGTGGATTCAGCGAATGAGGAAATTCAAGCTTTAGATTCTTTAAATACAAAGAAGGTGGCTGTTTTCTATAATGATGATGACAATCAATCTACTTTTCCTAGAGAAATTGATAGTACTGCCAAAATAGAACTTTTAAATTACGATGTAACAACGCTAACATATCAAGCTAAAACAGCCAAAGAACAGTTTGCTGTTTTTTCTGAAATCTATTATAAAGATGGTTGGAATGCTTATGTTGATGGAAAATTAACGCCTCATGTTCGAGTGAATTATGTGTTACGAGGAATGACAATTCCTGCAGGAGAACATACGATTGAATTTAAGTTTGAGCCAAAAGTAATTCAGCAAGGAAAAATTATTTCATTAGCTTCTTATGCGCTGTTAATTTTGATAACAGCAGGTTGGTTTTTTTATGAAAAGAAGAAAGAAAAGTAA
- a CDS encoding lipopolysaccharide biosynthesis protein has product MGVVFKQSLKNTLFIYLGFAFGGINTLFLYTRFLEDEYYGLVTFLLSTSNLLMPLIALGIHHTIVKFYSSYFTKEDRDSFLSSVLFLPLFIAIPIAYFGNLFYQEIGDYLSVENPIIKDYTVVIYLVAVACSYFEIFYSWAKVQFQSVFGNILKELYNRVMVMILLFAVYFELITKHEFIYYLTGAYFLRMLIMMFYAFNLYTPKFTFSRPDNFKEVIRFSGYIILAGSAGAIILDIDKFMIPGKESLVIAAYYSVAVFIGSFIEAPSRAMLNILQPLTSKTLNEENHKEVASLYKKSSINLLLISGLFFVLINANVGQLFNLLPKEYGGGALVVLMISVLKLYNGFLGNNGAIINNSKFYKITLPISISMALSVYLLNKLFYYELDMGTDGLALATLIVIFLANTFKLFFVKNKFSMTPFTDKSLKMIVIITVLYLAFNFWDFTISDIYLWKFPVHPIINIALKSILITVVYILLVLKLNISNEFDVLLKKYYK; this is encoded by the coding sequence ATGGGAGTTGTATTTAAACAGTCTTTAAAAAACACGCTTTTTATTTATTTAGGTTTTGCCTTTGGCGGAATTAATACGTTGTTTTTATATACTCGTTTTTTAGAAGATGAATATTATGGTTTGGTAACTTTTCTGTTATCTACTTCAAATTTATTAATGCCTTTAATTGCATTAGGAATTCATCATACAATTGTAAAGTTTTATTCTAGCTATTTTACAAAAGAAGATAGAGATAGTTTCTTGTCATCAGTACTTTTTTTACCGCTATTCATTGCAATTCCAATCGCTTATTTTGGAAACTTATTTTATCAAGAAATAGGAGATTATTTATCCGTAGAAAATCCTATTATAAAAGATTATACTGTTGTTATTTATCTAGTAGCCGTTGCTTGTTCCTATTTCGAGATTTTTTATTCTTGGGCTAAAGTTCAGTTTCAATCTGTTTTTGGTAATATTTTAAAAGAGCTGTATAACCGTGTAATGGTAATGATTTTGTTATTTGCAGTTTACTTTGAATTGATAACAAAGCACGAGTTTATTTACTACTTAACAGGGGCTTATTTTTTAAGAATGCTTATCATGATGTTTTATGCATTTAATTTATACACACCAAAATTTACTTTTTCTAGACCAGATAATTTTAAGGAAGTAATTCGTTTTTCTGGGTATATTATTTTAGCAGGAAGTGCAGGAGCCATCATTTTAGATATTGATAAATTTATGATACCTGGTAAAGAATCTTTGGTAATTGCAGCTTATTATTCTGTTGCCGTTTTTATAGGTTCTTTTATAGAGGCACCAAGTAGGGCGATGTTAAACATTTTACAACCTTTAACATCTAAAACATTAAATGAAGAAAATCATAAAGAAGTTGCTTCTTTATATAAAAAGAGTTCTATTAACCTATTATTAATTAGCGGCCTTTTCTTTGTCTTGATAAATGCAAACGTTGGTCAATTATTTAACTTACTTCCTAAAGAATATGGTGGTGGTGCATTGGTGGTTCTTATGATTTCTGTACTAAAGCTATATAATGGTTTCTTAGGGAATAATGGAGCAATCATAAACAATTCTAAGTTTTACAAGATTACATTACCCATTAGTATTTCTATGGCATTATCTGTTTACCTTTTAAATAAACTTTTTTATTATGAATTAGATATGGGAACAGATGGCTTAGCATTGGCAACTTTAATTGTAATCTTTTTAGCAAATACGTTTAAGCTGTTTTTTGTAAAAAATAAGTTTTCTATGACACCTTTTACAGACAAGTCGTTAAAAATGATTGTAATAATTACTGTTCTTTATCTTGCTTTTAATTTTTGGGATTTTACTATAAGTGACATTTATTTATGGAAATTCCCTGTTCATCCTATTATAAATATTGCTTTAAAAAGTATTTTAATTACGGTTGTATATATACTTTTAGTACTTAAACTTAATATTTCTAATGAGTTTGATGTACTCTTAAAAAAATACTACAAATAA
- a CDS encoding WbqC family protein — protein sequence MSLFIPTYFGPISQYTEIVKSDAVVFEMEDNFQKQSYRNRCYIYNSNGKQLLNIPVKDKNKGTSQRKKTKDLLVDNDALWQDHHLKSLQTAYRTSPFYEFYEDDLLKIFHKKYTFLQDVNIDTHLFITDALQISQIYSKTAEYLVDTAEPDFRELVNVKNQPKKTTDSYIQMFDDKHGFISNLSILDLIFMEGPNAISYL from the coding sequence ATGTCATTATTTATACCCACATATTTTGGTCCAATATCTCAGTATACAGAGATTGTAAAATCTGATGCTGTTGTTTTTGAAATGGAAGACAACTTCCAAAAACAAAGCTATAGAAACAGGTGCTACATTTATAATTCTAACGGAAAACAGTTACTAAACATCCCTGTTAAGGATAAAAATAAAGGTACTTCTCAGCGTAAAAAAACAAAAGATTTACTGGTAGATAATGACGCACTTTGGCAAGATCATCATTTAAAATCTTTACAAACAGCGTATAGAACCTCTCCTTTTTACGAGTTTTATGAAGATGATTTATTAAAAATCTTCCATAAAAAATATACATTTTTACAAGATGTAAATATAGATACACATTTGTTTATAACAGATGCATTACAAATTTCTCAAATATATTCTAAAACAGCAGAATATCTTGTAGATACAGCAGAACCTGATTTTAGAGAACTTGTAAATGTAAAAAATCAACCAAAAAAAACAACCGATTCTTACATTCAAATGTTTGATGATAAGCATGGGTTTATTTCTAATTTATCAATTTTAGACTTAATCTTCATGGAAGGACCAAATGCCATTAGTTATTTATAA
- a CDS encoding glycosyltransferase family 4 protein, whose protein sequence is MKIGMILDAPFPPDPRVENEAVSLVKAGHDVFLFCLKYADEKSSEIINGIQVKRYISNKLEYKLSALAYTVPFYGILMKKKIHQFIEETKIDALHIHDIRIAEAVFNANKAFNVPVVLDLHDNMPEVMKLYPHLQKFPGKYIISPSKWKKKEKEFIEKADKVISVSPEFLDNLVEIIPSVKEKLVLVPNTIRESFYKDYKIDKAILERYKDNFVLLYLGDTHLRRGLQTAIESLTSLKETIPNIKLVIVGRNTTDVVLKQQVADLKLEQFVDFEGWQNVALFQSYILSSAICISPLHRNLQHDVAYANKIFQYMSLAKPLLVSDATAQKRVVENNKTGLIHKDRDVKDFSDKIITLYKDEKLRNELGQNGKEFIENEFSWEQTSKKLLHLYDNLLS, encoded by the coding sequence ATGAAAATAGGGATGATTTTAGATGCTCCTTTTCCGCCTGATCCAAGGGTAGAAAACGAAGCAGTTTCTTTAGTAAAAGCAGGTCATGATGTTTTTCTGTTCTGTTTAAAATATGCTGATGAAAAATCGTCTGAAATTATAAACGGAATTCAAGTAAAAAGGTATATTTCTAATAAATTAGAATATAAATTATCAGCTTTAGCGTATACCGTTCCTTTTTATGGCATTTTGATGAAAAAAAAGATTCATCAATTTATAGAAGAAACTAAAATTGATGCGTTACATATACATGATATAAGAATCGCAGAAGCTGTTTTTAATGCAAATAAAGCCTTCAATGTACCTGTAGTTTTAGACTTGCATGACAACATGCCAGAAGTGATGAAATTGTATCCGCACTTGCAGAAATTCCCAGGAAAGTATATTATTTCACCATCAAAATGGAAAAAGAAAGAAAAAGAATTTATTGAAAAAGCAGATAAAGTAATTTCGGTTTCTCCTGAATTTTTAGATAATTTGGTAGAAATAATTCCATCTGTAAAAGAAAAGTTAGTATTAGTTCCTAATACCATTAGAGAGTCCTTTTACAAAGATTATAAAATTGATAAAGCGATTTTAGAGAGATACAAAGACAATTTTGTACTCTTATATTTAGGAGATACTCATTTAAGAAGAGGCTTGCAAACTGCCATTGAATCTCTAACTTCTCTAAAAGAAACCATTCCAAATATTAAGTTGGTTATTGTAGGAAGGAATACTACAGATGTTGTTTTAAAACAACAAGTAGCCGACTTAAAATTAGAACAATTTGTCGATTTTGAAGGTTGGCAAAATGTTGCTTTATTTCAATCTTATATTTTGTCTAGTGCTATTTGTATTTCGCCTTTGCATAGAAACTTACAACACGATGTTGCGTATGCAAATAAGATTTTTCAATATATGAGTTTAGCCAAACCGCTTTTAGTGAGTGATGCTACGGCTCAAAAAAGAGTTGTAGAGAACAATAAAACAGGTTTAATTCATAAAGACAGAGATGTTAAAGATTTTTCTGATAAAATTATAACGCTCTATAAGGATGAGAAGTTAAGAAATGAGTTAGGACAAAACGGAAAAGAGTTTATAGAAAATGAATTCTCTTGGGAGCAGACTTCTAAAAAACTGCTACATTTATACGATAATCTACTATCTTGA
- the dapB gene encoding 4-hydroxy-tetrahydrodipicolinate reductase, which yields MKIALLGYGRMGKEIEKIALSRGHEIVIKKDVDDVIDITLADVAIDFSVPSSAYNNITNCINNNVPVISGTTGWLDKYEDAVSLCKEKNSAFIYASNFSLGVNIFFELNKQLAKMMSSLEDYNISMEEIHHTKKLDAPSGTAITLAEGIIENSSKNNWELDEKTSEENIPIVAKRIPEVPGTHTVWYDSEVDSIEIKHTAHSRKGFALGAVVAAEWIVGKQGVFSMKDVLNIG from the coding sequence ATGAAGATTGCACTATTAGGATATGGAAGAATGGGGAAAGAAATTGAAAAAATTGCTTTATCTCGTGGACATGAAATAGTCATAAAAAAAGATGTAGATGATGTTATTGACATTACGTTAGCTGATGTTGCCATCGATTTTAGCGTACCTTCTTCTGCTTATAATAATATTACCAATTGTATTAATAACAATGTTCCTGTAATTTCTGGAACCACAGGTTGGTTAGACAAATATGAAGATGCAGTATCACTTTGTAAAGAAAAAAACAGCGCATTTATTTATGCTTCAAATTTTAGTTTAGGTGTAAATATCTTCTTTGAATTGAATAAGCAATTGGCAAAAATGATGAGTTCTTTAGAAGATTATAATATCTCTATGGAAGAAATTCATCATACAAAAAAATTAGATGCACCAAGTGGAACAGCCATTACATTGGCAGAAGGAATTATAGAAAATTCTTCAAAAAACAATTGGGAATTAGATGAAAAAACATCCGAAGAAAATATTCCTATTGTTGCAAAAAGAATTCCTGAAGTACCAGGAACGCACACCGTTTGGTACGATTCTGAAGTAGATTCTATAGAAATAAAACATACAGCGCATAGTAGAAAAGGTTTTGCTTTAGGTGCCGTTGTTGCAGCTGAATGGATTGTAGGAAAACAAGGAGTTTTCTCTATGAAAGATGTGTTAAACATAGGTTAA
- a CDS encoding glycosyltransferase family 4 protein translates to MKVLIITYYWPPAGGSGVQRWLKFVKYLQEFGIEPVVYTVDNINYPKEDNTLINEVPKNIEVLKQPIWEPTDVLFWKKKTTQKSGISNASNGGVLSFIRGNFFIPDPKVFWVNSSVKYLQKYLDSNNIDTIISTGPPHSMHLIAQKLHQKNNIKWLADFRDPWSDLYYNKDFKQLSFAKNRNKRLEEKVLKNADCILTVSNALKTEFAKKASRVEVITNGFDDEVLTNSTSFLDSEFSISYIGLLPKQSNPKVLFKVLKDLCLQNLDFKNDLKLNFIGDISDEVKEEISKNNLTENSNFIGYVTHKKAIAYQQKAQVLLLLIPNVEKSKGILTGKLFEYLTAKRPILAIGPEDGDLSEIVKETNAGVVVDFDNGEKVSLEILKLYRQYKKGSLHVNSKNIEKFHRKALTKELALLLKSLHS, encoded by the coding sequence TTGAAAGTATTAATAATTACATATTATTGGCCGCCTGCAGGAGGTTCTGGCGTTCAGCGTTGGTTAAAATTTGTAAAATATTTACAAGAATTTGGCATTGAACCTGTTGTGTATACGGTTGATAATATAAATTACCCGAAGGAAGATAACACCTTAATTAATGAAGTCCCAAAAAATATAGAAGTTTTAAAACAACCTATTTGGGAACCTACAGATGTTCTTTTTTGGAAAAAGAAGACAACTCAGAAAAGTGGGATTTCCAATGCAAGTAATGGAGGAGTTTTATCATTTATAAGAGGGAATTTTTTTATTCCAGATCCTAAAGTATTTTGGGTAAATTCTTCTGTAAAATATCTTCAAAAATATTTAGATTCTAATAATATTGATACAATTATTTCTACTGGTCCGCCGCATAGTATGCATTTAATTGCTCAGAAATTACATCAAAAAAACAACATAAAATGGCTTGCAGATTTTAGAGATCCTTGGTCAGACTTGTATTACAACAAAGATTTTAAGCAATTGTCTTTTGCGAAGAATCGAAATAAAAGATTAGAAGAGAAAGTTTTAAAAAATGCAGATTGTATATTAACGGTTAGTAATGCTCTAAAAACCGAATTTGCTAAAAAAGCGAGTAGAGTAGAAGTGATTACCAACGGTTTTGATGATGAAGTTTTAACCAATAGCACAAGTTTTTTAGATTCGGAGTTTTCTATTTCCTACATCGGTTTGTTGCCAAAACAAAGCAATCCTAAAGTGTTGTTTAAAGTTTTAAAAGATCTTTGCTTACAAAATTTAGATTTTAAGAATGATTTAAAGCTAAATTTTATTGGTGATATTTCTGATGAAGTTAAAGAAGAAATTTCTAAAAATAACTTAACAGAGAATTCTAATTTTATTGGATATGTTACGCATAAAAAAGCAATAGCATATCAACAGAAAGCTCAGGTATTGTTGTTGTTAATTCCGAATGTAGAAAAATCAAAAGGAATTTTAACAGGGAAATTATTTGAATATCTAACTGCTAAAAGACCCATTTTAGCAATTGGACCAGAAGATGGAGATTTATCAGAAATAGTAAAAGAAACCAATGCTGGTGTTGTGGTTGATTTTGATAATGGAGAAAAAGTGTCTTTAGAAATATTAAAATTATATCGTCAATATAAAAAAGGAAGTTTACATGTGAACTCTAAAAATATTGAGAAATTTCACAGAAAAGCTTTGACGAAAGAGCTTGCATTGCTTCTTAAAAGTTTACATTCGTAG
- a CDS encoding DUF4834 family protein, whose translation MGLLRTIAIIVFCYYAFKFLAKLFAPFLIKKAAETIKKKAEQQYGGGQQQEPQKNTVPEGKTVIDKTPGNQQQSKNSVGEYVDFEEID comes from the coding sequence ATGGGATTATTAAGAACCATAGCTATTATTGTTTTTTGCTATTATGCTTTTAAGTTTTTAGCAAAGTTATTCGCACCTTTTTTAATAAAAAAGGCTGCTGAAACTATTAAAAAGAAAGCAGAACAGCAATACGGTGGCGGGCAACAACAAGAACCGCAAAAAAATACTGTGCCAGAAGGGAAAACAGTAATCGATAAAACTCCAGGGAATCAACAACAAAGTAAAAATTCTGTTGGTGAATATGTGGATTTTGAGGAAATAGATTAA
- a CDS encoding Crp/Fnr family transcriptional regulator: MNVLSFFINNFHKLPPESYQKFLELTELKKFNNKDVLTKTGDKPTDLYILKRGIVRSYYEDENGKEYIRSLFVPFSSTGSFGALVSNKNSLLTYQCLTDCELFVINYKKLKELALVDNDIAVMYANALESIFLLFEKKIYNLSVLDATERYKELKKEIPNIENIIPQYHIASYLNISAVQLSRIRKKIYSK; this comes from the coding sequence ATGAATGTTTTATCCTTTTTTATTAATAATTTCCACAAATTACCTCCTGAATCTTATCAAAAGTTTTTAGAACTTACAGAGTTGAAAAAATTTAATAATAAAGATGTTTTAACTAAAACTGGAGATAAACCTACGGATTTATATATTTTAAAAAGAGGAATTGTTAGATCTTACTATGAAGATGAAAACGGAAAAGAATACATAAGAAGTCTATTTGTACCTTTTAGTTCTACAGGTTCATTTGGAGCTTTAGTTTCTAATAAAAACTCTTTGTTAACCTATCAATGTTTAACTGACTGTGAATTGTTTGTTATAAATTATAAAAAACTGAAAGAACTCGCTTTAGTTGATAATGACATTGCAGTTATGTATGCAAACGCTTTGGAAAGTATTTTTTTATTATTCGAAAAAAAGATATATAATTTATCCGTTTTAGATGCAACAGAAAGATATAAAGAGCTAAAAAAAGAAATACCTAATATAGAAAATATTATCCCACAGTACCACATAGCATCATATTTAAATATTTCTGCTGTGCAATTAAGTAGAATTAGAAAAAAAATATATTCAAAATAA
- the lepB gene encoding signal peptidase I → MTYLEWFIFFLAIQVIHFLGTWKLYVKAGRKAWEAAVPVYNGIVLMQIINRPKWWIILLFIPIVNLLMFPVIWIETIRTFGFYKKLDSFLVIVTLGLYIFYINYATDAKYNAERSLKPRSELGEWVSSITFAIIAATLVHTYFMQPFTIPTSSLEKSLLVGDYLFVSKFHYGARVPSTVIAAPMVHDSLPFTGTASYLKSPQLPYTRLPGLQKIKNNDIVCFNWPADTLATMWGDTSGKFTYKPVDKKTNYVKRSVGIAGDSLEIKDGYVYINGQKNKLPYRAKIQFYYTYEAKSAIDRNNFPQFLINKERTGVYKILNEYWNNPKVQEAFEKSANLSKIGSDSLYTEVAGGVSQDLASRLKMTNVANKININLTEDEFNQLKKHPSTVSVKKVNYRADVGIFPHIKENQWSQDNMGPIYIPKAGATVKIDTKSLPYYEQIIKNYENNDLQIVGDNIFINGKKTDSYTFKQDYYWMMGDNRHNSLDARYYGYTPFDHVLGKPVMVWFSWDANAASFGEKIKSIRWDRMFTTVHGDGEPVSYRYFVLALIGLYFGYSFYRGKKANK, encoded by the coding sequence ATGACTTATTTAGAGTGGTTTATATTTTTTTTAGCAATACAGGTAATTCATTTTTTAGGTACTTGGAAATTATATGTAAAAGCTGGTAGAAAAGCTTGGGAAGCAGCTGTACCTGTTTATAATGGAATTGTTTTAATGCAAATTATAAACAGACCTAAATGGTGGATCATTTTATTATTTATACCGATTGTAAACCTATTAATGTTTCCTGTTATTTGGATTGAAACTATTAGAACTTTTGGTTTCTACAAAAAACTAGATTCGTTTTTAGTGATTGTTACTTTAGGTCTGTATATTTTTTACATCAATTATGCTACAGATGCAAAGTACAATGCAGAAAGAAGCTTAAAACCACGCTCTGAACTAGGTGAATGGGTAAGCTCTATTACTTTTGCAATTATTGCGGCTACTTTGGTACATACCTACTTTATGCAACCTTTTACCATACCAACTTCTTCTTTAGAAAAGTCTTTATTAGTGGGAGATTATCTTTTTGTAAGCAAGTTTCATTATGGAGCTAGAGTTCCATCTACAGTGATTGCAGCACCAATGGTACATGATTCTTTACCATTTACAGGAACTGCTTCTTACTTAAAAAGTCCACAATTACCATATACACGTTTACCGGGTTTACAGAAAATTAAAAACAACGATATTGTTTGTTTCAATTGGCCTGCAGATACATTGGCAACTATGTGGGGAGATACTTCTGGAAAATTCACATACAAACCGGTGGATAAAAAAACCAACTATGTAAAGCGTAGTGTTGGTATTGCTGGAGATTCTTTAGAAATTAAAGATGGTTACGTTTATATAAACGGACAAAAGAACAAATTACCGTACAGAGCAAAAATTCAGTTTTATTATACTTACGAAGCGAAATCTGCCATAGACAGAAACAATTTTCCTCAGTTTTTAATCAATAAAGAAAGAACAGGAGTTTATAAAATTTTAAATGAATATTGGAACAACCCAAAAGTTCAAGAAGCTTTTGAAAAGAGTGCTAACTTATCTAAAATAGGTTCAGATTCTTTATATACAGAAGTTGCTGGTGGTGTTTCTCAAGATTTAGCAAGTCGTTTAAAAATGACGAATGTAGCTAACAAAATAAATATTAATTTAACCGAAGATGAATTTAATCAACTTAAAAAACACCCTTCTACAGTTTCTGTAAAAAAGGTAAATTATAGAGCAGATGTTGGTATTTTCCCTCATATAAAAGAGAACCAATGGAGTCAAGACAATATGGGACCAATTTACATTCCTAAAGCTGGAGCAACTGTAAAAATTGATACCAAATCTTTACCATATTACGAGCAAATTATTAAAAATTACGAAAACAACGATTTACAAATTGTTGGAGATAATATTTTTATTAATGGTAAAAAAACAGATTCGTATACCTTTAAGCAAGATTATTATTGGATGATGGGAGATAACAGACACAACTCTTTAGATGCTCGTTATTATGGCTACACTCCTTTCGATCATGTATTAGGGAAACCTGTAATGGTTTGGTTTAGTTGGGATGCAAATGCCGCTTCTTTTGGTGAGAAAATAAAATCTATTCGTTGGGATAGAATGTTTACAACTGTGCATGGAGACGGAGAGCCAGTTTCTTATAGATATTTTGTATTGGCATTAATTGGTTTGTATTTTGGATATAGTTTTTACAGAGGAAAAAAAGCTAATAAATAG